Below is a window of Acidimicrobiales bacterium DNA.
GATGACGGGATCGACGAGGCGGGCGCGCGCCAGCGAGATCAGCTGACGCTGACCGGCCGACAGGCTGCGGCCGCGCTCGTTCACGTGCGACAGGTACCCCAGCGGCATGCGGGCGATGAAGTCGTGCGCCCCCACGGCGCGCGCCGCCTCTTCGACCTCGGCGTCGGTGGCGTCGGGGCGTCCGTAGGCGATGTTGTCGCGGATGGTGCCGGTGAACAGGAACGCCTCCTGGGGCACGATGCCGAGCTGGCCGCGGTAGCCGGTGATCGACAGCTCTTTGATGTCCTGGCCGTCGACGAGCACGCGGCCGGCGACCGGGTCGTAGAAGCGCGCCACCAGCTTCACGATCGTCGACTTGCCGGCGCCGGTCTCGCCGACGAGTGCCACCGTCTCGCCCGGCTTGATCGTCAGGCTGGCGCCGGTGAGCGCTTCGTTGATCGCCGTCGGATACTTGAAGTGCACGTTCTCGAAGGTGATCTCGCCGCGAAGGCGGCCGGGCACGATCGGGTCCGCCGCCTCCGGCGTACTTGTCTCCAGGGCCATCAGCTCGTTGATCTTGTTCAGCGACGCGCCCGCCTGCTGCCAGGAGTCGAAGACCTGCGAGATCTGCTGGATCGGCGAGAAGAACTGGTCGAGCAGGACGATGAAGGCGAGGATCGTGCCGACGGTGACGGCGCCGGAGTGCACGTACACCGAGCCGAAGCCGAGGACCGCCGCGGTCGTCATCGAGCCGACGAACTGCACGAAGGGGAAGTACACCGACAAGTAGCGCTGCGACTTGACGCGTGAGGCGAGGTAGTCGCTGTTGATGCCGCGGAAGCCGGCGATGTTCTTGTCTTCGCGGGTGTAGGCCTGCGCCACGCGCACGCCCGAGAGGCTTTCCTGGAAGTTGGCGTTGACCGCGGCGATCTTGTCGCGGGCTTCGGCGTAGACCACCGACGACTTGCGCTGGTACCACCACGTCGCCAGCAGCAGGGGCGGCAGTGACCCGGCGGCGACGAGGGCGAGGCGCGGCGCGTCGATCACCAGCACGACGAACACGCCGATGCAGGTCATGAAGGCGACGATGGCGGTGATGAGGCCCTGGCTGAGCAGCGTCTGGAACGCGTCGATGTCGGTCGTCATGCGCGTCATGATGCGGCCCGCCATCTCGCCGTCGTAGTAGTCGACCGACATCCGTTGCAGGTGCGAGAAGATGCGGATGCGCAGCGCGTACAGCAGCCGCTCCGCCGTGCGGCCGGTGATGAGCGTGTAGGTCATCGTGAGGAGCCAGTCGGTCACGGCGAGGCCGAAGAAGGACGCGGTCATCAGCCACAGGAAGTGCGGGTTGGCCAGCCGCACTCCCCGGTCGATGCCTTTTTGCATCGAGACGGGCCCGAGCAGCATCACGACCGAGTCGACGGCCACGAGCACGAAGCCGATGCCGAGCCACTTGCGATACGGCGTCGCGAACTGGCGCAGGTTGAACGAACGCGCCGGCTGCGACTCCGCCTTCACGTCGAGTTGGGGATCGTCGTTAGCCGAGGGCAACTTGTCGAGCGCGGCGAGCAACTCGGGCGTCGCCGCCAGTGAGCCGCCCCAGCCGCCGGCGCCGCCGCCGCCCGGCCCGCCGATGCGCGGCGCGGTCGCGGTGACCTTGGCGCGGGGCCCTTCGGTCGCCTGTTCGTGCGGCCAGGCCGACGCGGTGACGCCGTTGATCTGGAGTGTCTCGACCGGCTCGTCGGCGGTGACTTCTTCCACGTTCTCGTCGGGGCCGGCCAGCAGGGCGCGGTACAGGTGCGAGCGCTCGATGAGTTCCTCGTGGGTGCCCATGTCGGCGACCTTGCCCTTGTCCATCACCACGATGCGGCTGGCGAGGCGCAGCGTCGAACGGCGGTGGGCGACGAGGATCGTGGTGCGTCCCGCCATCAGGCGGCGCAGCGTCTCGTGGATCTCTTCTTCCGTCTTGGCGTCGATCGACGACGTGGCGTCGTCGAGCACCAGCGCGCTGGGATCGGTCAGCAGCGCGCGGGCGAGCGCGACGCGCTGACGTTGCCCGCCCGACAGCGTCAGCCCGCGCTCACCGACGACGGTGTCGTAGCCCTGCGGCAGGGCACGGATGAACGTGTCGGCTTCGGCGGCGACGGCGGCCGCCACGATCTCCTCTTCGCTGGCGTCGGGCTTGCCGTAGGCGATGTTGGCGCGCAGGGTGTCGGAGAAGAGGAACGGGTCTTCGAACACCACACCGACGTTGCGGCGCAGGGAGTCGAGCGTGACGTCGCGCACGTCGACGCCGTCGATGGTGATCGAGCCGTGCGCCACGTCGTAGAAGCGGGGGAGCAGCAGCGCGACGGTCGACTTACCCGATCCGCTGGCGCCGACGAGGGCGACGGTTTCGCCCGGAGCCACGTCGAGGCTGAAGCCGTCGACGACCGGGTCGCTCACCGTGTAGCCGAAGGTGACGTTGTCGAACACCACGTGACCCTCACCGCGTTCGAGCGGCTGGGCGTCGTCCTTCTCCGTGATCATCGGGTTGGCGTCGAGGATGTCGAGGATGCGCTCGGCGCCGGCGCGCGCCTGCTGGCCGATGGCGAGCAGGTTGGCCAGCATGCGGACGGGCGCCACGAGCTGCGTGAGGTACTCGGTGAAGAGGAGGAAGGTTCCGACCGTGAGGTGACCGTGCAGCGCCAGCCACCCGCCGAACCCCAACACGGCGACCTGGCCGAGGACCGGGATCGACTGCATCGTCGGCGTGAACCTCGCCTGGAGTCGCACGAGCCGAACGCGGGACTTGTAGAGGTCGGCGCCGACGTCGACGAGATCGTCGAGCTCGCGCTGCTCCTGGCCGAAGCCCTTGACGACGCGCACGCCGGTGACGGCTTCGTCGACCACGCCCGCCACTTCGGCGGCGCGCTGCTGCGCGTCCCACGACGCCGGGAAGACCGTCTTGCGCAGCCGCATGGCGACGAAGAACAACAGCGGGATCGCCAGCAGCGCCACGATCGTGAGCTCGGGTGAGTAGTAGATCATGGCGCCGAGGGCCACCACGAGCAGCACGATGCTGCCCGTCACGAT
It encodes the following:
- a CDS encoding ABC transporter ATP-binding protein translates to MSAVTAHTRPVPEPGPKGAGWIRRMWPFLMAHKRNVLLAFGVAIVGQGVAAAVPIISKQIMDNVILPNSKPANARQALVLGHLHREALAPWLILLFGCAIVTFAFAFVRRYAGGRVALDVQYDLRNAVYERLQRLDFASHDNMQTGQLVSRASSDTALIQGLLTMLPIVTGSIVLLVVALGAMIYYSPELTIVALLAIPLLFFVAMRLRKTVFPASWDAQQRAAEVAGVVDEAVTGVRVVKGFGQEQRELDDLVDVGADLYKSRVRLVRLQARFTPTMQSIPVLGQVAVLGFGGWLALHGHLTVGTFLLFTEYLTQLVAPVRMLANLLAIGQQARAGAERILDILDANPMITEKDDAQPLERGEGHVVFDNVTFGYTVSDPVVDGFSLDVAPGETVALVGASGSGKSTVALLLPRFYDVAHGSITIDGVDVRDVTLDSLRRNVGVVFEDPFLFSDTLRANIAYGKPDASEEEIVAAAVAAEADTFIRALPQGYDTVVGERGLTLSGGQRQRVALARALLTDPSALVLDDATSSIDAKTEEEIHETLRRLMAGRTTILVAHRRSTLRLASRIVVMDKGKVADMGTHEELIERSHLYRALLAGPDENVEEVTADEPVETLQINGVTASAWPHEQATEGPRAKVTATAPRIGGPGGGGAGGWGGSLAATPELLAALDKLPSANDDPQLDVKAESQPARSFNLRQFATPYRKWLGIGFVLVAVDSVVMLLGPVSMQKGIDRGVRLANPHFLWLMTASFFGLAVTDWLLTMTYTLITGRTAERLLYALRIRIFSHLQRMSVDYYDGEMAGRIMTRMTTDIDAFQTLLSQGLITAIVAFMTCIGVFVVLVIDAPRLALVAAGSLPPLLLATWWYQRKSSVVYAEARDKIAAVNANFQESLSGVRVAQAYTREDKNIAGFRGINSDYLASRVKSQRYLSVYFPFVQFVGSMTTAAVLGFGSVYVHSGAVTVGTILAFIVLLDQFFSPIQQISQVFDSWQQAGASLNKINELMALETSTPEAADPIVPGRLRGEITFENVHFKYPTAINEALTGASLTIKPGETVALVGETGAGKSTIVKLVARFYDPVAGRVLVDGQDIKELSITGYRGQLGIVPQEAFLFTGTIRDNIAYGRPDATDAEVEEAARAVGAHDFIARMPLGYLSHVNERGRSLSAGQRQLISLARARLVDPVILLLDEATSNLDLQTEAEVQRAMGVVAEGRTTILVAHRLPTARTADRIFVIDDGRVVAVGPHDELLEASPRYAELWHSFVSEEDEVAA